The Candidatus Angelobacter sp. sequence ATCTTCGGCAGGATGCCAGATGGCACGCCGGTAAAACTTTACACTCTAAAGAACCCGAACGGGGTGACGGTCAGAATCACGGAATTCGGCGCCATCATCACGGAAATCCACGCGCCCGACCGCAACGGCAAGGACGCCGACGTGGTGCTCGGTTTCGACAATCTCGACCGCTACGTGAAAGGTCATCCGTTCTTTGGTGCAATCGCGGGGCGTGTCGCCAACCGCATCGCCAACGGCAGGTTCAAACTCGATGGCAAGGAATACACGCTCGCGAAAAACAACGGACCAAACCACCTCCACGGCGGGTTGAAGGGCTTTGACAAAAAGGTCTGGAAGTCAATGCCACGGCCCGCAACCGGGCACGAGGTCAGCGTCGAGTTCAGTTGTTTCAGCCCGGATGGCGAGGAAGGCTATCCCGGTAATCTCAACGTGACCGTAACCTATACGCTCACTGACGAAAACGAGCTGCGGATTGATTACAAGGCAACCACTGACAAAGCCACGCCGGTCAACCTGACCAATCACAGTTATTTCAACCTCGCTGGCTCGGGCGACGTGCTCGGACACGAGCTTTGGCTCGCCGCCGACAGTTACACGCCCACGGATGAAGGTCTGATTCCGACGGGCGAAATCAAAAGCGTCAAAGGCACACCACTCGACTTTACAAAGCCGACAACCCTGGGCGCACGCTATCAACAAACCGGCCTCAAACCCGCCGGCTACGATCACAACTTCGTTTTGAACAACGGCGGCAAATCGCTCGCGTTGGCGGCGCGCGTGGTCGAGCCGAAATCTGGACGCGCGATGGAAGTGTTCACAACCGAGCCGGGCGTCCAGCTTTACACGGCCAACGGCCTTGACGGCTCCATTACCGGAGTCGGGGGCGTGGCGTATCCGCGGCACGGCGGATTCTGCCTCGAGACCCAACATTTTCCGGACTCGATCAACAAACCGAACTTTCCGTCAGTCGTGCTGCGACCCGGGGAAACGTTCAAGAGCACCACGATCTACAAATTCTCGACCAAATAAGCAGACGGGCGGCTTACGTCGTCGCGCTGCTCATTCGATGACCAGGTCAATGGCGGAGAAATGCTGGTGGTCGCTGTGGCTGTTGACAGATTCGAGACGGAGGAGGTAAACGCCGGCG is a genomic window containing:
- a CDS encoding aldose epimerase family protein; this encodes MKISLPARFLPAAVTLCLLVCTRGESATEAHGKGPMFLDEKIFGRMPDGTPVKLYTLKNPNGVTVRITEFGAIITEIHAPDRNGKDADVVLGFDNLDRYVKGHPFFGAIAGRVANRIANGRFKLDGKEYTLAKNNGPNHLHGGLKGFDKKVWKSMPRPATGHEVSVEFSCFSPDGEEGYPGNLNVTVTYTLTDENELRIDYKATTDKATPVNLTNHSYFNLAGSGDVLGHELWLAADSYTPTDEGLIPTGEIKSVKGTPLDFTKPTTLGARYQQTGLKPAGYDHNFVLNNGGKSLALAARVVEPKSGRAMEVFTTEPGVQLYTANGLDGSITGVGGVAYPRHGGFCLETQHFPDSINKPNFPSVVLRPGETFKSTTIYKFSTK